One Deltaproteobacteria bacterium genomic window, AGGAGGTCTCGGAAGCAGTGGGAGAGTGGTCAGGCCTTTCGCTAAGGCCGAGGGGGAGCCCTCCGGGGAGATTTACCAATGCTAATGGGGGGAGAGGAGCGCGTTCGGGGGTATGGTAATGCTTGGTACAACCGTCTTTCCTGGTAGGTATGTTCAAGGCCATGGGGCGATTGAGTCCTTGGGATCGGAAATGACCAGATTCGGCAGGAGGGCGCTTGTCGTCAGCGGCCCTGTAGTGAGTGCCGGCTTGCTGCCGGGCTTTCTGGGATCGATCGAGGAGGCCATAGATACGAGAGTAGCCGAGTTCGGTGGGGAATGCACCGAAGAGGAGATAGCACGACTGTCGGAAATATCGAAACAAACCGCATGTGAGGTGATAGCAGGGGTGGGTGGAGGAAAGACACTCGATACGGCCAAAGCCGTTGCCGATGAAGTCAAGAGGCCGGTCGTGGTCGTTCCCACGATTGCATCGACCGACGCACCCTGCAGTGCCATTTCGGTTATCTATACACCCTCGGGCGGGTTCAAGCGCTATCTGTTCCTCCCGAAGAACCCCGATCTGGTGCTGGTCGACACGGGGATCATAGCATCCGCCCCGGTCAGGTTCTTGGTGTCAGGCATGGGCGATGCCCTGGCAACACGGTTCGAGGCAGAGTCGTGCCGAGCGAAGCACGCGAAAAATACGGCAGGGGGGGTAGGCACGATGACCTCTTACGCCCTGGCACGTCTCTGTTATGAGACGCTGCTCGAGCACGGTGTGGCTGCGAAGCTCGCCTGTGAAGCGCACGTGGTCACGCCTGCGCTGGACCATATCGTGGAGGCGAATACCCTGCTGAGCGGCCTGGGTTTTGAGAGCGGGGGACTGGCGGCTGCCCACGCGATTCATAACGGCCTGACGGTGTTGGAGGGGACGCACGGTTCCTACCACGGTGAAAAGGTCACGATCGGGGTATTGGCCTCCCTGATACTCACCGACAAACCCAAAAACATAATCGATGAGGTTTTCTCCTTCTGCGAAGCCATGGGTCTCCCGACAACCCTTGCCGACATCGGGCTGAAAGGTGTGTCGGACGAGGAACTGATGGAGGTATCTGAGGCCGCTTGCGCTGAAGGGGAAACGATTCACAACGAGCCGATTCCTGTTGTGCCCAGGATGGTTCTTTCGGCCCTGAGAGCCTTGGATGCGCACGGGCGATACAGGAAAAAGTCTAGAGTCGGACAGTAGACAAGTGGTCAAGTCTCGCCTT contains:
- a CDS encoding glycerol dehydrogenase — its product is MLGTTVFPGRYVQGHGAIESLGSEMTRFGRRALVVSGPVVSAGLLPGFLGSIEEAIDTRVAEFGGECTEEEIARLSEISKQTACEVIAGVGGGKTLDTAKAVADEVKRPVVVVPTIASTDAPCSAISVIYTPSGGFKRYLFLPKNPDLVLVDTGIIASAPVRFLVSGMGDALATRFEAESCRAKHAKNTAGGVGTMTSYALARLCYETLLEHGVAAKLACEAHVVTPALDHIVEANTLLSGLGFESGGLAAAHAIHNGLTVLEGTHGSYHGEKVTIGVLASLILTDKPKNIIDEVFSFCEAMGLPTTLADIGLKGVSDEELMEVSEAACAEGETIHNEPIPVVPRMVLSALRALDAHGRYRKKSRVGQ